The DNA sequence TGtgattaataatgtaaataaagctGCTCTCTGGATGTAAATATGTTGAAACGCACTGTGATGGAGACATAGAGCTGATAACCTCACCTTCACCTGTTGTCTGAAGGACTCCAAGGCCTATTACAACATCCTGAACCAGGTAGCACCCAAAGGAGATGAGGATGGCATCCCAGCCATCCCGATTGACATATCTGGAATACGGGTGAGGAAACACCTCCTAAACATATCATTCACATGCACACATTAAGACAGTACTTCATTAAAACGCCTATCGTAACAGGAGAAAGATGACCTGAAGAGAGCCGAGTGCATGCTGGAACAGGCCGACCGTCTCGGCTGCCGACAATTCGTCACGGCCACAGACGTGGTGCGCGGAAACCCCAAACTCAACCTGGCCTACGTGGCCAATCTCTTCAACAAGTTCCCCGCCCTGAAGAAGCCCGAGAACCAGGATATCGACTGGAGCTCCATCGAGGGTGAGTCAATCATTTACTCTCCGTCGTATCgctccaaacctgtgtgagtttctaTTTACTGCTGGACATAGAAGAAGAGATTTTGACCAAACACTTTCAGTTCCCATATAAGTGAAAAGCTTTGATTCCCAACATCCTTCAAAAACCTTCATACAAGTTTGGAGCGACATAAGGGAGGGTAAAGGATCACTTTCACCTGGACTATCACAAGACCTATTCAACTATTAAGATGTTTCAACTGTTTCTCCTAAacgtcaataaaattaaatggagACGTTTGCTGaagtctcctgcttctcagattatatctatctttctatctatatatagggcatttatattaatgcatttaacagacatgTCTGTGCACAGATCTTTGAAATAATATGTGAGCTGCAGGAATACAAACAGTGCTCAGATTTGCCAGTATATCaaagttttttaattaaacatcagAGATGTCAGTATGAACATTCCCCCAATGAGAATCAGCAGTTAACGAGTCATTTATAAGTACAATCTGAGATGCTGATCAATATTCACAGATATGATGTTAAGCTGTTGATCTGATCATATTCTCATGTCTTTCAGGAGAGACCAGAGAGGAGAGAACCTTCAGGAACTGGATGAACTCACTGGGCGTCAATCCTCGCGTCAATCATCTCTACGTGTGAGTGTCATAAACCCCATCAGTAGCGCTGTACCCGCCAGAAAACACAGGACAGAGCTGATCAACCACAGAGAATAAAGCACATTACTGGATCCTAAAGAGAAACTAGTGATGCACCAAATCTCAGTAATTCAGTTTCAGTTTGGTTGATTATTAACTACATTTGATTGAtcaattaattcattttcagttttcagctgaattaaaactttttattttgttttacagtgttttcgtaaaaattttttaataaaatccgGTGCATCACTAATTGTTACTATTTCTAcagtatatttactgtatgtacagtactgtATTATGACCTTCACATTATACATCTGAGCAAAAATAAGTTGTTTTTTagttcaaaatgttttaatttctacTCATAACTGAATTCAAATAAGCATTTCAAATACGtttgaaatgttaattttttgaTAATGAAAACTGTGTGCACTAGTATTCTAGCAGATGTAAAGAAcgtgacaaaaacaaacaacattgaCAAACATTTATTAACTGAACAAACATTTATTAACGTTACTAGAAGaacgtttgttcataactttgagagaacctcgCCGGAACGTTCCTGGTCAGCTGGGATGTCCTTCAGACGCTGCCGGAGACACTTGTGCAGGATCTCACTGTGTTCTCTGTGTTCTTCAGGGATCTGGCCGACGCTCTGGTCATCTTCCAGCTCTATGAAAAGATCAAGGTTCCTGTGGACTGGGACAAAGTCAACAAACCACCGTATACCAAACTGGGCAGCAACATGAAGAAGGTACAAATGCATCATAACAGAGGATCCTCAGTGAAACACTACAAATTTCCCCatgaaatgacacacacacaaacagatgtgTAACTGTATTATTGTGTGCTGCAGCTGGAGAACTGTAACTACGCAGTGGAGCTGGGGAAGAAGGAGGCCAAGTTCTCTCTGGTGGGAATCGCTGGTCAGGATCTACACGAAGGCAATCGGACACTGACGCTCGCTCTGCTCTGGCAGCTCATGAGGAGGTCAGACACGCAAACACGTGATCACACACTTCagatacacacaaacacgtgATCATATGCTTCAGATCCACACAAACACagtcactcacaaacacacacttgagATCCACACACTGCTGAAGGTCTGGCTCATCTTCTGTCTGCAGGTACACACTCAACATCCTGGAGGATCTGGGCGATGGGCAGAAGGTCAACGACGACACCATCGTGACCTGGGTTAACGACGCACTCAGGCAGGCCGGCAAAGGCACCATCAGCGGCTTTAAAGTAAGCAGCTCACGCTCAGAAAATCTCCATCTGTGATACAGAACTGAGCTGATCTGTTATGATCCCGCAGGACGGATCCATCAGCACCAGCATGCCTGTCCTGGACCTGATTGACGCCATCCAGCCCGGCTCCATCCGCTACGACCTTCTCAGGACAGAAGACCTGACAGATGAAGAGAAACTCAATAATGCAAAGTACGTCAGAGTCACACTCCTCATTAGCATATTAATGAACATTAAACAGAGGTTCTGGGTTCGATATGAGCTGTAGTGTAACatggaatatggaaaaatatttttcttaaaagtcagaattgcaagaaaaatgtacgtttgtgaaatataaactcagaatagcaataaaaaatgtcaaaattgtgagatataaactcagtaatgtgagaaagtcagaattgcaagatataaattcagaattatgagaaaTTAAAAATTGCGAGACATAAACTCATAATTATgggaaagtcagaattgcgagatataaactcaaaattatgagagagtcagaattgtgagatataaactcagaattatgaaaaagtcagaattgataaactcagaattatgagaaagtcagaattgtgagatataaactcagaattatgaaaaagtcagaattgcgagatataaactcaaaattatgaaaaagtcagaattgataaactcagaattatgagaaagtcagaattgcgagatataaactcagaattatgaaaaagtcagaattgcgagatataaactcagaattatgaaaaagtcagaattgcgagatataaactcagaattatgagaaagtcagaattgcgagatataaactcaaaattatgaaaaaagtcagaattgcgagatataaactcagaattatgaaaaaagtcagaattgcgagatataaactcaaaattatgaaaaaagtcagaattgcgagatataaactcaaaattatgaaaaaagtcagaattgcgagatataaactcagaattatgaaaaaagtcagaattgcgagatataaactcagaattatgaaaaaagtcagaattgcgagatataaactcaaaattattaGAAAGTCAGAatagcgagatataaactcagaattatgaaaaagtcagaattgcgagatataaactcagaattatgagaaagtcagaattgcgagatataaactcagaattatgaaaaaagtcagaattgcgagacataaactcagaattatgaaaaaagtcagaattgtgagatataaactcaaaattatgaaaaaagtcagaattgcgagatataaactcaaaattatgaaaaaagtcagaattgcgagatataaactcagaattatgaaaaaagtcagaattgcgagatataaactcagaattatgaaaaaagtcagaattgcgagatataaactcaaaattattagaaagtcagaattgcgagatataaactcagaattatgaaaaaaactaaattgcgagatataaactcagaattatgaaaaaagtcagaattgcgagatataaactcaaaattatgaaaaaagtcagaattgcgagatataaactcagaattatgaaaaaagtcagaattgcgagatataaactcagaattatgaaaaaattcagaattgcgagatataaactcaaaattattagaaagtcagaattgcgagatataaactcagaattatgaaaaaagtcagaattgcgagatataaactcagaattatgaaaaaagtcagaattgcgagatataaactcagaattatgaaaaaagtcagaattgcgagatataaactcaaaattatgaaaaaagtcagaattgcgagatataaactcaaaattatgaaaaaagtcagaattgcgagatataaaaagtcagaattgcgagatattaactcaaaattatgaaaaagtcagaattgcgagatattaactaagaaaatgtgaaatatgaacTCATTATTGCAAGATATATGTCAGAACTGAACTGTTACTGAACCCAGAACTGTTCAAACTCTGTTCAGACTCAAACAGACTGTCAATCTCCCTGATGTCTGTTCTCAGGTACGCCATCTCTATGGCGAGGAAGATCGGAGCGCGGGTGTATGCTCTGCCCGAGGATCTGGTGGAGGTCAAGCCCAAGATGGTGATGACGGTGTTCGCCTGCCTCATGGCTCGAGGAATGAGACACATCTAGAAGCGCCTGCTTTTATATTTCCTTTGTCTTTTATAGTTGTTGCTCGATTACTGGGTTCCCACCATCAGGCATTTATCAGGAAAACTTCTCAAGGAAATATGAACTAGCAGTTCTTGACAGAATAATCGATTAAATCTATCTGCTGTCTTCATTGACCTCTATATAATCAGGCATAACCTGTGTACACAAAGGTCAAAGGTCGCGTCTGTTTGTGTCTATGAGCACTGTGTGCGTATGTGGAATATAGAGTCAGGCCAGTTGTGCTCTTTTGAATCTTCATGTAATTCAGCCTATAAACAGCGGTAAACACAATCTGATGTACGTTTAAATGTCACtggaaataaatgtgcaaataaaatacattttgtaactcGAGTGTTTGTGCTTGTTTTATACTATTCATATTACTAACATAAGAACaccttcctccagtgaaaaagtgcatctgctgttgtctctcacagatttgtttagatctgtttaaacgctgcttgatctgtgcagatttctctcctgattcaggaggaagtgttattatagattatagactcatattttagttaaaaatgctggatgtgtttcatcttttgtcttctccagatattcactgatggactggagtgctgtggattattgtgatgtttttatcagactctcattctgacggcacccattcactgcagagcatccattgatgagacactgatgcaatgctacatttctacaaacctgatgaagaaacaaactcatcctgatcttggatgACATGAAGATGAGAACATTATAATTTCTGGCTGAACTGTTTCTATAACTACTATCCTTTATAGGTATATTTAGTTATTAGTTCATGTTCAACAAAAAGGAACCTTAATGTGTTTCTAGTGAATCTCATCTGGTTGATGAATGTTTAATATGTTAACTATGCTGTTGTTCATCTTTAAACCGCTCAATGAGACTAACACAACACAATACAAACATTGATATTATGACTTCCTGTGAAACCATCACTTTAATGCACATAAAAATACAGTGTTTGGGATCAAAACAGGTCATAATAGAGGAGCAAGAGGAGAAAACAGTCTGCTGAACTCATGTGCTTTAATAAAGGAGAGACTGATGATCTTGTTCCTGATGAGGGactggagaaacacacacacagacagttctTCAGGACACACAAGAAAATATTCATTTCACAATAATGGCAGGATGTGCTATCCAGTCTAATGAAGATGTTCTGATGAAATCATCCTCAACAATGAAATCAATACGAGTCTCTCACTGATTTTGGAGTCCGTTTCGCTGTTTACTAAATGGAATGCATTTCAAACATTTGACTCTTTCTGATTGATAATCTGAATTTAATCATTCTTCGTTTCCACTTGTAAACGCTGCTGCTGTGCGTGAGCGCTTCCTGTCGCGGCGCACGGaatcatgggagatgtagttcaACACAGAAACCATGTCGCGCTTCGAAAACTGCATTCACAAATAAAAACAGGTCTAACTACCAATATATAATGTAGTGTTCTTTCTGTCAAATGTAATATCAACTGTCTAAGAAAAACATATCTATAACCCGtacagtctatgatataaacactTACACACGAACAAAGCAAATGACCCGGATATGAACGTGAGTCCCGCCTTGTATGTGACCCATAATCCACCGCTCTTCCTTTCCCACATTCTCCACACAGAGTAAGCATCTTCTCATTCTCGCTTCACAAATCCAGCATCATCCGTGTTATTAATGTCTAATAGTTCAGCGTAGCGTCTCACCTGAGAGCACAGACGCGTTATCGATCACTGCGACGCCTTCTGTCGCGTTCTAAACGCCGATGTACGCGATTAAAGACCATTGTGACGCGTCGCGGTGAAGTAACGCTCTGCTCCGGTTTGACCTGCGAGCTGACAGACTAATAAAGTGTAGGTGAACAAATCTGTCACAGAATACGAGTGTCTGCTCAACGAATAGATTCTGAACAATGCTGGCTACCGAGCAGCTTTTGCTCCCCATTGAAGTGTATTATTATGAAAGTATAAATGTTCCTTGAGCTTCTGTTGTCTGAAGACATGACCTCGGAGGTGTTTAATGAAGATCGCGTGACTCAGACGAGGCTCTGGTCCAATCAGAGTGTAGGATCGGAGCTCATTATAATATGAagtgtttgttgtgtttgtgttcagatggCACCGAAGAAGGGCGAGAAGAAGAAGAGCCGCTCGGCCATCAACGAGGTGGTGACCCGAGAGTACACCATCAACATCCACAAGCGCATCCACGGCGTGTGAGTCCCTCAACCACTGACCGCTGAGCTCTAGATCACTGACTGACCGCTGTGCTCTAGATCACTGACTGACCACTGATCTGTAGTTCACCGACCGCTGCTCTGTAGTCTGTAGTTGATTGACCGCTGCCCTGTAGTTCACTGACCGCTGAGCTCTAGATCACTGACCGCTGCTCTTTAGATCACTCACTGACCGCTGCTCTGTAGTTGGCTGACCGCTGCTCTTGTGCTCCTCGTCCTGCAGCTCCTTCAAGAGGAGAGCTCCTCGTGCGCTGAAGGAGATCAGGAAGTTTGCAGTGAAGGAGATGGGCACACCTGACGTCCGCATCGACACCCGTCTCAACAAGGCTGTGTGGGCCAAAGGTGTCCGGTGAGTGACCAGTGCTGCAGCGGGTCTGACCGTCACACACTTACTCACTGACTgtgttatagtgtgtgtgtgtgtccgctgAGTGACCAGTGCTGCAGCGGGTCTGACCGTCACACACTTACTCACTGACTCTgtgttatagtgtgtgtgtgtgttctgcaggagtgtgttacagtgtgtgtgtgttctgcaggagtgtgttacagtgtgtgtgtgttgtgcaggagtgtgttacagtgtgtgtgttctgcaggaGTGTgttataatatgtgtgtgtgtgttgtacaggAACGTGCCGTACCGCATGCGTGTGCGTCTGTCCCGCAAGCGTAA is a window from the Carassius gibelio isolate Cgi1373 ecotype wild population from Czech Republic chromosome A9, carGib1.2-hapl.c, whole genome shotgun sequence genome containing:
- the LOC128020059 gene encoding plastin-2 gives rise to the protein MAGTSHIPGDEMEELREAFSKVDVDGNGHISTDELTELFKVANLPLPGYRVREIVQELSRTMDLNQDGKITFDEFAKVVHDLKSSEVAKTFRRAINKKEGICSVAGTSEQSGTQHSYSEEEKVAFVNWVNKALEKDPDCQHVLPMDPSSNDLFTAVGDGIVLCKMINLSVADTIDERTINKKKLTPFTIQENLNLALNSASAIGCHVVNIGAEDLKEGRQHLVLGLLWQVIKIGLFADIEISRNEALIALLRDGENLEDLVKLSPEELLLRWANYHLEEAGCPKINNFSSDIKDSKAYYNILNQVAPKGDEDGIPAIPIDISGIREKDDLKRAECMLEQADRLGCRQFVTATDVVRGNPKLNLAYVANLFNKFPALKKPENQDIDWSSIEGETREERTFRNWMNSLGVNPRVNHLYVDLADALVIFQLYEKIKVPVDWDKVNKPPYTKLGSNMKKLENCNYAVELGKKEAKFSLVGIAGQDLHEGNRTLTLALLWQLMRRYTLNILEDLGDGQKVNDDTIVTWVNDALRQAGKGTISGFKDGSISTSMPVLDLIDAIQPGSIRYDLLRTEDLTDEEKLNNAKYAISMARKIGARVYALPEDLVEVKPKMVMTVFACLMARGMRHI
- the LOC128020065 gene encoding 60S ribosomal protein L31-like produces the protein MAPKKGEKKKSRSAINEVVTREYTINIHKRIHGVSFKRRAPRALKEIRKFAVKEMGTPDVRIDTRLNKAVWAKGVRNVPYRMRVRLSRKRNEDEDSPNKLYTLITYVPVTTHRGLQTVNVDEN